From Chryseotalea sp. WA131a:
GGTTTCAATTGATAAGGCCTTTGTGTTGCCAAAAGGCAAAGATGAACAGAACACCTATCACCAACTTATTTCGTTGGTGGGAGGTAACAATGTATTTATGGCTACGGCCGCCAACAAAGATAGAATAGAAGCCGATCCGCACTCAGCCGAAATTTTTTCCGAAGTGGTAACCAAAACAAGTACCTGCTATGTGTTGGCAGTGGGTATCAATCAGTACAAAAATCCGCGCATGACGTTGAATTACGCTCGGCCCGATGCCGAGTCGTTTGAAAAAATGGTGGATCATCAAACGGGGCTTTACAAAAACATAGAAGTACACACGCTCTTTGATTCGGATGCTACTCGGGTGTCCATCTTAGCAAAACTGGAAGAGCTCTCTACAAAGATCAATCAAGAAGACGTATTTATATTTTATTATGCTGGCCACGGCAGCATGGTAGACGATCGTTTCTTTTTTATCCCCAGTGAAAGTGCTCGCTTGTATGATTTAAGTTCGCTGCAAAAAGAAGCCATTGAAGCATCGGTCATCCAAGACAAATTCAAAAACATAAAAGCCTTAAAGCAATTGATAGTGATGGATGCGTGCCAATCGGGTGGCTCGGTAGAATTATTGGCTACGCGCGGTGCAGCGGAAGAAAAAGCCATTGCCCAACTCTCGCGCAGCGCGGGCATACACGTGATGGCCTCCGCAGGCAGCGAGCAATTTGCGACTGAGTTTGCCGAGCTTGGCCACGGGCTGTTTACTTATCTATTGGTAAAAGCCTTGCAAGGCGATGCGGATGGCGCGCCTAAAGATGGTAAAGTGACGATCTATGAATTGAAATCGTATCTGGATGACCAAGTGCCTGAGATGACGCGCAAACTGAAAGGCAAACCACAGTATCCTTACACCTTTTCGCGCGGACAAGATTTTCCGGTGGTGATACAGAATTGAACATGGCATTCGATAAAAGGCTACCTTCGTACAACAAAATCCATTTTATGATACATGGCGGAAGCAACCCGAGCTAAATTTTTTTTGGTCAAGTATTTTTTCTTAGGCAACGCACTACTGCTGCTGATTGCATCCACTTTGTTCTTTCTACAAAATTCAGAATCACCAAAAGGAAAAGCTGTGTCCTTTATTCTATTGGCAGCAGGACTGATTTTTATTTCGCTTCACTTTATGATTGCCAGCGACATTAAAAAAGTGGCCATCAGCAAAAAGAAAATTTCGATTGTGGACAAAGGCAAAGTAAAGAGCTATTATTGGGAAGATGTGAAGTCAATCAAATTTATCCCGTTCATTAACATGTACCGTGCTTATTTAAAAAAGAAACGCAAGGTGTATTTCCTTCCACCAAACAATAGCGAAGCACTCTTCGGCATGTTTATAGGAAAACAAGATTTTATCCCAAAGAAGGTTGGCAAGATAGCTAGGCGCTAATGCGCAAACCCCAACACAAAATATCCAACTCCCATCTCTTACTTCAAAACCCCCAACTCTTTCCCAACTTCCGTAAAGGCTTTGATGGCTTTATCTAAATGATGCTTTTCATGCCCAGCAGAAATTTGAACGCGAATCCTCGCTTTGCCCTTGGCCACCACCGGATAGAAAAACCCGATCACATAAATTCCTTTTTCCAGCAATCGCTCGGCAAACTTTTGTGCGAGTGGCGCCTCATATAACATAATAGGCACAATGGGGTGCACGCCAGGTTTTATGTCAAATCCAGCCTTGGTCATTTCTTCACGGAAGTATTTTGTATTTTGCTCAAGCTTATCGCGAAGAGCAGTTGTTTCGGAAAGCATGTTAAACACTTCAATGCTCGCGCCCACAATGGCAGGTGCCAATGTATTGGAAAACAAATAGGGCCTTGAACGCTGACGAAGCATTTCAATGATTTCTTTTCGCCCAGATGTAAAGCCACCCATCGCTCCGCCCAGTGCCTTGCCCAGCGTTCCTGTGATAATGTCTACTCTGCCCACTACTCCACAATGCTCGGGCACACCACGACCTGTTTTGCCCAAGAAGCCGGACGAATGACATTCGTCCGTCATCACCAACGCTTGGAATTCATCCGCCAAGTCACAGATTTTATCAAGTTGCGCAATGGTTCCATCCATGGAAAAGGCTCCGTCTGTTACGATAACGATTTGCTGCGCTCCTGCTTTCCGTGCTTCCTCCAATTGCGTTTTTAAATCCGCCATATCGTTGTGCTTGTAGCGATAGCGCATGGCTTTGCACAAACGCACGCCATCAATGATCGAAGCATGATTTAATTCATCAGAAATAATGGCATCCTTTTCGCCAAACAGTGGCTCAAACACTCCGCCATTGGCATCAAAAGCGGCCGCGTACAAAATGGTATCTTCTGTACCTAAAAAGTCGGCAATCTTTTTCTCTAATTCCTTGTGAATGTCTTGCGTGCCGCAGATAAATCGCACCGATGACATGCCAAACCCGTGTGTATCGATAGCCTTTTTTGCTGCTGCAATTACCCTAGGATGAGATGACAAGCCCAAATAATTGTTTGCACAAAAATTGATTACCTCTTTTCCATCGCTGGTTTTAATGTCGGCTGCCTGCGGGGTAGTGATAATGCGTTCTTTTTTGAATAAGCCAGCTTCGCGAATGGCGTTGAGTTCTTTCTCTAAAACGGGTTGCAAGGTTTTGTACATAGTATTAAAATTTGGGCAAATCTACAATCGTATTTCGTAAATCGTAAATCATAATTTTCTGATAACTTCGCGCCTTCATTCGTTTGAAAATGAAGAAAACAAAGGTTTTATTGATTGGTGCTGGCGGCCAGCTTGGCTCTGAACTTACCCAGGGGCTTTGGAAAATCTACGGTCAAGAAAATGTAATTGCTTCCGACATAAAAGATGCCCAGGGCATTTTAAAAGAAGGCCCCTACGAAAAGTTTGATGTGATGCAGCGTGATAAACTTTTTGACCTCATCAAAAAAAACGGCATCACTCAAATCTATCACTTGGCCGCGTTGCTTTCTGCCACTGGCGAGAAAGATCCGCGATGGGCATGGAAGTTGAACATGGAAAGCTTGCTCTTTGTGTTGGAAGCCGCCCACGAATTGAAATTGCACAAAGTTTATTGGCCTAGTTCTATTGCCGCCTTCGGCCCAACAACACCTAAACAAAATACACCTCAAGATACCATCATGGACCCCAGCACGGTGTATGGCATTACTAAATTGGCAGGCGAACTTTGGTGCGAATACTATTTTAGACGATACGGTGTAGATGTAAGGAGCTTGCGGTATCCCGGATTGATTGGTTATAAAACGCCACCCGGTGGCGGCACTACTGATTATGCAGTAGACATTTATTTCAAGGCATTGAAAGAAAAAAAATACGAATGCTTTTTAGCTGCCGATACTTATTTGCCGATGATGTACATGGACGATGCCGTAAAAGCAACCATCGATTTGATGGAAGCACCGGCTGAAAAAGTAAAGGTGCGCACCAGCTATAACATTGGCGCAATGAGCTTTTGCCCTGCTCAAGTGGCCGCTACTATTAAAAAGCACATTCCTGATTTTAGCATTACCTATAAACCAGACTTTCGCCAAGCCATTGCCGATTCGTGGCCAAAGTCAATTGACGATTCTTCAGCACGCAGTGATTGGGGCTGGAAAAATAAATTTGGACTGGATGAGATGACCAGCGATATACTTCATAATTTACAACTGAATCCTCAGTTTCTAGATTAATGTCCAAACTCAAATCATTAGCAGGCGAAACAGTGCTTTACGGCCTTGGCAGTATGTTGCCGCGTTTTCTAAATTTTTTGCTCGTTTCCCTCCATACCAAAAGCATGTTTTCAAGAGCGGAATATGGAGAACTTACATACCTGCTTTCCATTGTTGCAGTAATCAACGTGGTGTACATGTTTGGTATGGAGACTGCCTTTTTTCGGTTCTCCAATCAACCCGATGCCAATAAGGCAAAAGTTTTTCGTTTGGCGCAAACTGTGGTAGTGAGCATCAGTATCTTTTGCTCGATCATTTTTATTGGCTCCTCATCATTTATTGCAAGTCAGGTTGGGCAAGCCAACCATCAAGAGTTTGTGGTGTGGCTTACGCTGATCATGCTTATTGATGCTTCCGTGGCCATTCCGTTTGCTCAGTTGCGGCTTCAAAAAAAGGCCAAGCTCTTTGCCGTTGCCAAAATTGTAAATGTTTTGGTATTGATTGCGCTCAATTATTATTTTTTAAAAATAGCTTATCGTCCAAGCGTAGGCATTGGGTATGTCTTTTTAGCCAACCTTATTGCCAATTCGTTTTTTCTACTGTTCTTTTTTAAGTCATTGATTACATGGCGACCTGAATGGGACACAACCTTATCTCCTGCCATGTTGCGCTACGCCTATCCGGTAATGTTAACGGGGTTGGCCGGAATGACCAATGAGTTTTTTTCACGAACAACATTAGGCTATTGGTTGCCACCCAATTTTTATGGAAGTATGAGCAACCAAGAAGCGCTCGGGATTTTTGGAGCTTGCTACAAATTTGCCGTATTCATGAACTTGGGCATCCAAGCATTTCGCTATGCCGCAGAGCCGTTCTTTTTTTCGAATGCCTCCGATAAAAAATCTCCCGAGTTGTTTGCCAAAGTCAATCATTACTTTGTGATGCTGGGTTGTATCGTGCTGCTCGGTGTGAGCATCAACCTTGACCTCATCAAGCATTTTATTGGCGATAACTTTTGGGATGGCTTGGCCATTGTTCCCATTCTGTTATTGGCCTATTTGTTTTTAGGTATCTATTACAACATCAGCATTTGGTTTAAACTCACCAATCAAACGCATGTTGGCACTTTCATCACCATCTTGGGTGTATTGGTTACGGTAGTGGCCAATTACCTTTTGATTCCTCGCTTTGGTTACATGGGTAGCAGTTGGGCAGCGCTTTTGTGCTACGCAGTCATGACACTTGCTTGTTATGCATGGGGTCAAAAATATCATCCCATTCCGTATTCAGTAGGTAAAGATCTGATCTACATTTTTTCAACCATGCTGGTGGTGTATTTGGTGTATGCAATTGAAATATCCAATCAATATCTATCATCGCTTTTTCATATCGGAGTCACGGTTTTATTTGTTGGAATCGTTTACCTCTTTTCACGAAATGATTTGAAACAATCTATCTAACCAATAGCTTTTGAAAGCTTGATTAATTCGCTTAAAATCAGAAAATTCGGTTAATTTTGCTGGTTCAAAAAAGACAAATTCACTTGGCTAGTTGTAGTCTCCGTACGCTTTATTTTTTAGCACTGTTGTTGGTGGGCACGGGCGCTTTGGCACAACGCGATAAAAAGAAAAAACCAACCGATTTGTCAGAGGCCGCCAAGTGGGTGGAGGCCGAGGCCGCCTTTACCGAAGGCGAAAAATATTATGTGCTGGAAGATTACTCAAAATCGCTTCTTTATTTTTTAAAAGCTTCCGAACTAAATCCAACCAATGCCGCCATCTATTTTAAATTGGCCGATGTGCTTTCTAAAAGCGAACGAGATGAAGATGTTAAGAAAGCAGCCGTCAATATTGAACAAGCCATCCGAATCGACAGAAAAAATCAATACTTCTATCAACTTGCCGTAGCCATCTACAACCGATTGGGCAACTTTGCTAAATCGGCTAGCACTATTGAAAGTTTAATGAAGGAGGTGCCAGGTAATGAAGACCAGCTTTATGAACTGGCTGCCATTTATTTGTTTGACCGAAAGGAAGAAGAGGCCATTAAAATTTATAACCGTGCCGAATCATTTTTTGGGATCACCGAAACATCAAGCTTACAAAAGCAACACATTTTTTTAGATCAAGGAAGAATTAATGAAGCATTTGCCGAGGGAGAAAAATTGATTCGCGCTTTTCCTGAAGAGGAGCGTTATGTTTTGGCGTATGCAGAAATGCTTTCACAAAACAACCAACGAGACAAGGGGATTTTCACCTTGGAAAATTACTTGAGAGAAAATGCTGAATCGTCAGGCGCCAAAATGTTGTTGGCTGGTTTTTACCGTGATGGCGGGCAAGAAGCGAAAGCCACTCAATTGATGGAAAGCATTTTCGATGATCCACATACCAATGTAAACAATAAAGTGATTATGCTTGGTGCGCTGCAAGCAGACTTGGCTCAGAAAAAGCAACAAAAGGAAAATGCACAGTCGCTTCAAGAACTTTTGGTGAAATTATTTGAAAAGGCCGAGAAGGATTCTCCTACTGACGCTACTTTGCAAATGGTAGGGGGTGATATTTACATTACTATAGAACAACCCACAATAGCCAAAGCACATTATGCAAAAGCTGCGCGCTTTGGTATCACTAATTTTGAAGCTTGGCAAAGGCTGTTGTATCTAGAAACGGAAGCCAACGAATTAGATAGTGTGATTCAGCATGCCGATCAGGCACTTGAGTATTTCCCGAATCAATCCATGGTCTATTATTTTAAAGGGTATGCGCACTTGCGCAAACGAGAATTCTCTTATGCGGTCAACTCCCTGGAACAAGCGAAAAAGTTGTCTACCTCCAATCCGGGAGTGGTCATGGAAGTAAACGCGTGGTTGGGCGATGCTTACCAAGCGCTGAAGCAATACGATAAATCAGCGAAGTCTTACGAAGAAGTATTAGCCACCAATCCTGATAATGACATTGTGCTGAATAATTACAGCTACTACTTGGCTTTGCGGAAAGCGGATTTAGAAAAAGCGGAAAGAATGTCCACCCAGTTGGTTAAGAAGCATCCTGAAAACGCTGCTTATTTAGATACACACGCATGGGTATTGTATTCGCGCGAAAAATACCGTGAAGCAAAAAAAATTATGGAAAAGGCCATTCAAACGGGCAATGCTTCTGCAGCCCACTTTGAACACTATGGTGATATTCTTTTTAAATTGGGTGATGTGGAGGCTGCGGTAGCGCAATGGAAGAAAGCAAAGACACTCGACCAGAACAATGAGTTTATAGACAAAAAAATTGCCAACCGAAAAATATTGTAACGTGCGATTATATTCCTCCATCAAAACGGGTATCTGCTCGCTAGGTTTAGCAGGGTTGTTGCTTCTGAGCAGTTGTAGCAGAAAAGTGATACCCGTAGCGCCTCCCGCTGCCAGCATCGATATTCAAGAAATTGATTTTGAATATTTGCATGGCAAAGCGCGATTATCTTATCGCGACAATACCAGAGAACGCGAGGTAAAGGCAAACATCCGCATCCGAAAAGACAGCGTGATTTGGATGTCGTTCTCTGTCATTGGTGTGCAAGGTGGCAAAGCGTTGATCAATAAAGACTCCATCACTATTTTGAGTAATGTGGAGAAGGAATATTATGTATTTGATTATGCTGAGCTTTCGAAGCGTTTTAATTTTAAAATTAATTACTATGTTATTCAGTCGGCCATGTTGGGGAATCCCATTGTGCCCAAAAGCCCCGATGATCGAATCACCACAAATGAAACCTATAATCAGCTAACCCAACAGATAGGTTTGGTTTCCATCAAGAACCAAATTAACAAGACCTCCAAGAAACTAGAACAGGTTGAATTAAATGAATCAGCTACCGGTAATCTACTGAAAATCAATTACGCTGATTTTCAACCCGTGGGCGAAAAACTTTTTCCGTATAAAAGTGTAATTGATATTCTCTACAAGAGCGTTAAGGGTTTGGTGAACAATACCATCGTAATTGAATATAACAAAGCCGAGGTGGGTGATAAAGAGCTGCGTTTCCCATTCAAGATACCGAATCGCTATGACCGCAGGTAAGCCTATTTTTTTTGCCCTTGTATTTTTTTGCTCGGTCTCTCTCTATGCCCAAAAAACAAAGACGCAACTGCAGCGCGAAAAGCAGGAGAACCTTGAAAAAATAAAGGAGACAGAACGCATTCTGACAGAAACGACTACCGAGAAGAAAAATTCCATTGGCGAATTGCGTGCGCTAAACAAACGAATTGAGCAACAAGAAGTGTTGATGGTTTCCATCAATTCTGAAATAGGGCTTTTGAATTACGACATTGATGAGAATAATCAAATCATTGATGCGCTTTCGCATGATGTGGAAAAATTAAAGGAAGAATATGCATCCATGATTTTTGCGGCACAAAAAGCGAGCGGTAAAATTGATAAGCTTACTTTTTTGTTTTCGGCCACTTCTTTCGACCAATTAATGATGCGTTTAAAGTACATGGAGCAATACGGTAAAGCCAGGCAAGAACAAGGCGAGGCGATTGCTCGTGTGCAAAAAGTACTGGGCGACCAAGTGAGACAAATTGAAGCTAGGCGACAAGAAAAACAAAGCCTATTGGATGAAGAAGAAAAGGAAAGTCAACAGCTATCAGGCCTTAAAAATAAAAAGAACACCTTGGTGAAATCGCTGGAGAAAGAAGAGAAACGACTCAAACGCGAATTGGCGGATACCAAAAAAGCGGTGGCAGAGTTAGATGATTTGATTGCCAAACTTATCAAAGAAGAGATGGAACGGGCCATAGCCGAGGCCAAGCGCTTGCGAGAGCTAAAAGCCAAAGCCAATAAAAAGGCCGAAGAGGTAAAAGAAGAAGAGGATGCAGTTGCCAACATTGCTCTCTCCAATTCATTTGAAGAAAACAAAGCAAAATTTCCGTGGCCTGCAAGTGGATTTATTTCTCAGCGCTTTGGAAGGCAGATGCACCCCGTATTAAAGGGTATTGTGATACAAAACGATGGTATTAACATTCAAACCAAGCAAGGCGAAGCGGTGAAAACTATCTTTGGTGGCGAAGTGAAAAGAGTTGCCTTAATTGGTGGCCTTGGTACGGCTGTCATCATTGGGCACGGAGAGTTTTTTACCGTTTATGCAGGGCTAAAGGAAGTAACAGTAAAAACAGGGCAGAAAGTATCTCCAAATACCGAACTCGGAAAGGTAATTGCTACGGGGGAAGGAATTTCAGAATTGCGCTTCCAAATTTTTAAGAACACCACGCCACTTGATCCGCAGCAGTGGTTGCGGAATTAACTGGAATAAAAAAGGCGGGCTCCTCAGCCCGCCTTTACCCCAAAACCACCCCGCGCGCAGCGCGAGATGAACCCCACAAAACATCCTTGATCTTACGCAAGGACTTATCTTTATCCACCGTAGCTTAAGCGTAGGTGATTCATGTTTTTTTGATTCTTTCTTTAACTCATTTTTAATCTAGTGCTACAGCATTTGTAACATTAACGAAATCAAATTCAACTTCGTTTTTTAATTCAACGTAAATAATTGAATCCTTGTTCACTTTGCCTGCTAAAATTTGCTTCGACAGCTCATTTAAAATTTCGCGCTGCATCACTCGCTTCAAAGGCCGTGCCCCAAATTGCGGATCAAAACCAAGTTTTGCTAATCTGTCTAACGCTTCGTCTGAAATTTCCAGCTTTACGCCACTTTCCATTAAACGTTTTTGGATTTGCTTAAATTGTATTTCAGTTACTTTTCGAATGTCTTTTTTTGTTAACGGCCTAAACATGATGATTTCATCAATTCGGTTGATAAACTCTGGCCGAACGGATTTCTTTAAAAATTCAAGCACTTGATCTTTAGTCGTTTCGATTACCTCAAAATAATTTTCGTCCGTTATTTTTTCAAAATTCTCTTGAATGATAGCCGATCCAATGTTGGTTGTCATGATAATGATCGTGTTCTTAAAGTTTGCTATCCGACCTTTATTGTCGGTTAGGCGACCTTCGTCCAGCACCTGCAATAAAATATTGAACACATCGGGGTGAGCTTTTTCAATTTCGTCCAGCAAAATCACCGAATACGGTTTCCTTCGCACGGCTTCCGTCAATTGCCCGCCTTCATCATACCCAACATAGCCGGGGGGCGCACCAATCAATCGGCTCACGCTGTGCCGCTCTTGATACTCGCTCATATCTATGCGCACCATGGCGTTGTCATCGTTAAACAAATAATCGGCCAGTGCTTTCGATAATTCTGTTTTGCCCACGCCTGTGGTGCCCATGAATATAAATGAACCAATTGGGCGCTTTGGATCTTGCAATCCCGCACGACTTCTGCGCACCGCGTCACTCAGTGCTTTAATGGCTTCTTCCTGGCCAGCCACACGCTTGCTCAACTCTTGCTCTAGCGATAACAATTTTTCGCGTTCGCTTTGCAACATTTTTGAAACAGGTATGCCCGTCCACTTGGCAACAATTTCGGCAATGTCTTCGCTGTCTACTTCTT
This genomic window contains:
- a CDS encoding lipopolysaccharide biosynthesis protein, whose amino-acid sequence is MSKLKSLAGETVLYGLGSMLPRFLNFLLVSLHTKSMFSRAEYGELTYLLSIVAVINVVYMFGMETAFFRFSNQPDANKAKVFRLAQTVVVSISIFCSIIFIGSSSFIASQVGQANHQEFVVWLTLIMLIDASVAIPFAQLRLQKKAKLFAVAKIVNVLVLIALNYYFLKIAYRPSVGIGYVFLANLIANSFFLLFFFKSLITWRPEWDTTLSPAMLRYAYPVMLTGLAGMTNEFFSRTTLGYWLPPNFYGSMSNQEALGIFGACYKFAVFMNLGIQAFRYAAEPFFFSNASDKKSPELFAKVNHYFVMLGCIVLLGVSINLDLIKHFIGDNFWDGLAIVPILLLAYLFLGIYYNISIWFKLTNQTHVGTFITILGVLVTVVANYLLIPRFGYMGSSWAALLCYAVMTLACYAWGQKYHPIPYSVGKDLIYIFSTMLVVYLVYAIEISNQYLSSLFHIGVTVLFVGIVYLFSRNDLKQSI
- a CDS encoding tetratricopeptide repeat protein gives rise to the protein MASCSLRTLYFLALLLVGTGALAQRDKKKKPTDLSEAAKWVEAEAAFTEGEKYYVLEDYSKSLLYFLKASELNPTNAAIYFKLADVLSKSERDEDVKKAAVNIEQAIRIDRKNQYFYQLAVAIYNRLGNFAKSASTIESLMKEVPGNEDQLYELAAIYLFDRKEEEAIKIYNRAESFFGITETSSLQKQHIFLDQGRINEAFAEGEKLIRAFPEEERYVLAYAEMLSQNNQRDKGIFTLENYLRENAESSGAKMLLAGFYRDGGQEAKATQLMESIFDDPHTNVNNKVIMLGALQADLAQKKQQKENAQSLQELLVKLFEKAEKDSPTDATLQMVGGDIYITIEQPTIAKAHYAKAARFGITNFEAWQRLLYLETEANELDSVIQHADQALEYFPNQSMVYYFKGYAHLRKREFSYAVNSLEQAKKLSTSNPGVVMEVNAWLGDAYQALKQYDKSAKSYEEVLATNPDNDIVLNNYSYYLALRKADLEKAERMSTQLVKKHPENAAYLDTHAWVLYSREKYREAKKIMEKAIQTGNASAAHFEHYGDILFKLGDVEAAVAQWKKAKTLDQNNEFIDKKIANRKIL
- the kbl gene encoding glycine C-acetyltransferase; amino-acid sequence: MYKTLQPVLEKELNAIREAGLFKKERIITTPQAADIKTSDGKEVINFCANNYLGLSSHPRVIAAAKKAIDTHGFGMSSVRFICGTQDIHKELEKKIADFLGTEDTILYAAAFDANGGVFEPLFGEKDAIISDELNHASIIDGVRLCKAMRYRYKHNDMADLKTQLEEARKAGAQQIVIVTDGAFSMDGTIAQLDKICDLADEFQALVMTDECHSSGFLGKTGRGVPEHCGVVGRVDIITGTLGKALGGAMGGFTSGRKEIIEMLRQRSRPYLFSNTLAPAIVGASIEVFNMLSETTALRDKLEQNTKYFREEMTKAGFDIKPGVHPIVPIMLYEAPLAQKFAERLLEKGIYVIGFFYPVVAKGKARIRVQISAGHEKHHLDKAIKAFTEVGKELGVLK
- a CDS encoding DUF4292 domain-containing protein, which codes for MRLYSSIKTGICSLGLAGLLLLSSCSRKVIPVAPPAASIDIQEIDFEYLHGKARLSYRDNTREREVKANIRIRKDSVIWMSFSVIGVQGGKALINKDSITILSNVEKEYYVFDYAELSKRFNFKINYYVIQSAMLGNPIVPKSPDDRITTNETYNQLTQQIGLVSIKNQINKTSKKLEQVELNESATGNLLKINYADFQPVGEKLFPYKSVIDILYKSVKGLVNNTIVIEYNKAEVGDKELRFPFKIPNRYDRR
- a CDS encoding NAD-dependent epimerase/dehydratase family protein → MKKTKVLLIGAGGQLGSELTQGLWKIYGQENVIASDIKDAQGILKEGPYEKFDVMQRDKLFDLIKKNGITQIYHLAALLSATGEKDPRWAWKLNMESLLFVLEAAHELKLHKVYWPSSIAAFGPTTPKQNTPQDTIMDPSTVYGITKLAGELWCEYYFRRYGVDVRSLRYPGLIGYKTPPGGGTTDYAVDIYFKALKEKKYECFLAADTYLPMMYMDDAVKATIDLMEAPAEKVKVRTSYNIGAMSFCPAQVAATIKKHIPDFSITYKPDFRQAIADSWPKSIDDSSARSDWGWKNKFGLDEMTSDILHNLQLNPQFLD
- a CDS encoding peptidoglycan DD-metalloendopeptidase family protein, giving the protein MTAGKPIFFALVFFCSVSLYAQKTKTQLQREKQENLEKIKETERILTETTTEKKNSIGELRALNKRIEQQEVLMVSINSEIGLLNYDIDENNQIIDALSHDVEKLKEEYASMIFAAQKASGKIDKLTFLFSATSFDQLMMRLKYMEQYGKARQEQGEAIARVQKVLGDQVRQIEARRQEKQSLLDEEEKESQQLSGLKNKKNTLVKSLEKEEKRLKRELADTKKAVAELDDLIAKLIKEEMERAIAEAKRLRELKAKANKKAEEVKEEEDAVANIALSNSFEENKAKFPWPASGFISQRFGRQMHPVLKGIVIQNDGINIQTKQGEAVKTIFGGEVKRVALIGGLGTAVIIGHGEFFTVYAGLKEVTVKTGQKVSPNTELGKVIATGEGISELRFQIFKNTTPLDPQQWLRN